From the Flavobacterium gyeonganense genome, the window TTATCAGACATGTTATTTAATCCGACTTCTGTGAGCATTCAAAAAACTGAAGATTTTTTCATATAATTAAGATATTGAAATTATGAGATACATAAATAGAATTACCTGGCTCCTTATTTTTATCGGAACATTTTTCTGGGCTTCATTGATAATAGATTTGGCAAAGCCAATAGTGCAGGTCTTTTTTACTGAATTTGGTACAAGCAATTTTATTGAGTTCATTAAGAATTATTTATAATTGTTCTGTAAAAAATTAAAAGAATTAAGTGATTTCAACTTTTAAAAGCAGATTGACACATATTGTCGGTCTTTTTTCAAAAGTTGGAAGTTGCATAAAAAAGCAGGCAAAATTAAAATAAAGGGGTTCGACTTTTTAATTAAAGTTGAACCCTTTTCAAATAGAGTTAAATATGATTATTTATAAGTATGTCTGAAGTACAAATGAAATGTTAAATGCTTGCATAAGCAACATTATCTTCATCTTGAATAAAATAAAAAGAAGTACTTTCGTGCCTCTTTTAAGACAACCTTCGGACTTTGAGTACAGAGTGAGTTTCGTACAGTATTTTAAATAATTAAAAATGAAAATAAATAAACTAAATATTATTTTATTCATTGGGCTATTACTTGCAGTAAGCAGTTTTACAAATTTCAGCAGCAGCCGATGGAATATTGAAAATAATTTCAGTATTCATTTTGCAGGCAGCAGTGTAGAGGGGATTTTCGAAAAATTTAAAGGAGAAATCATTTTTAATGAAAATGCATTAGAAGCTTCGAATTTCTCTTTGATTATTGAAGTAGAATCTATAGCAACAGGAAACTGGCTGAAAAACCGTCATGCCAAAAATGACAAATGGTTGGATGCAGATAAATATCCAAATATTACCTTTAAATCCACAAAATTCTTCAAAACTGCGGCGGGTTATGCTGTAAAAGGTATTTTGACAATGCATGGCATTCAAAAAGAAATCACAATTCCATTTACCTTTTCGAACCAGATTTTTAAAGGTAACTTTAGTGTAAACAGAATGGATTACAAAGTTGGAAATATGGAATGGATGTCTAAAAAAGTTTCTAACGAAATAAAAATAGATTTTTCGGTGCCCGTTATTAGAAAATAATAAGCTTCATTTTTTTTTGAAATTGAGAGTTTACATTTAAAGAAAATATGCTATAAAGTTTATTAATTAATTCAAGTTGTTATTTAAGGCAGAATAAATAATAAAGCAGAGTTGTCTTTTAATATGCGACAGAAAATTCAGAAGCACTAAAGTTTTTGTGATTTGATCATTTTTTTGTCTGAGTTGAAATAGACCTCAATAGAATCTTTATATCTTTTTTTTATAGTTATTCCCTTTAATGGAGTATTCAGTTTTAATTTACAAAGTTCAGAGTTGATCATTACTAAAATTATATCTTCTCCTTTTTCTTTAGAGCCAATATAGCCAAAATAATTTATTTGCGGCCACTCAATATAAGCTTTCTTTTTTTGTGGGGCAGCAAGTTGTAATTGTTTTTTTGGAGAATATTCTGAGGTGTTTTTTTTAGGCACGACAATTACCTGGAAATTCCTGTTTAGGAAAGGATCCCGATTGATTTTTTCTAACTCAAAAGTGTCTTTATTGATTTGTTTGATCGATACATTATATTTTTGATCCTGGATTATATTAGTAACTTCACTGTCTGAAAATTGACGGTAAAGCGCTCTATAGCCTACAGTACCCCATAAGCCTAAAACTAACAGAATTAGTATTATATTAATTTTTTTCTTAGTCATTATTGTTTTACAGTGAATTTGAATCCTGTACTATTAGTACCAATATTGCCAGCCCCATCAATAGCCCTTACTCTCCAATAAAATATTCCTGTTGCTGGAGCTGTTCTTTGCAGCGTTGTTGAATTGCTCCTTTGCGTTTCAAAAATAGCACTAAAATCTGCATCATTCGCAAATTCTATTATATAAGAAACAGGCGATTTAGAAATGCCAATATCTGCGGCGATACTCCAGGTATAGGTAACATTCGAATTAACTGTTTGATCACTGTCGTTTCCAGGTGATGTGTTTTTTGGCTGATTCGGGATTGTTGTATCAATATTGAATTTGCTTGCAGAGTACCGTTTAGTCTCGCTTTCGTCATTTTTAGCTGTTAATTGCCATTCATAATTACCATCCTCCAGAGAAGCTAAATCTATTGTTACTGTTTTAACAGTAAGATTAGATTTGGAATATACTTCCCGACCACTTGTGATATTAATAACTTTGACATTGTATGTGGTAGCTTTGTCAAGAAACTCCCAAACAAGAGGTACGTTGATGAAATTTAAAAATTTATTGTTCTCAGGACTGGTTAGAACTACTTTCTGATCAGTTAGGTCATCAGGAATGTTTGTGGAAAAATTTGAAGGTGACGAATAAAGAGATTCGTAAGCATAATTTTCACCTCTTACACTCCAGCTATAACTTCCTGTTTCCAGTGGCAAAGTAACACTGGTTTTTGAAGTGACAGAATCCAATAACATGATACCGTCTTCGTATATCTGAATTCTATATTTATCAGCCCCTTTAAGACTCCCCCATTTAAAGTCTACGACATTACTTTCTATAATTGCATCTTCTGCAGGGGTAATAATTTCAACAGTTTCTTCACTGATATCTTCTTCAAGAATATCATCACATGAATAAGTTAGGATTGCTAATGCAATGAATATTATTTTATTTATTGTTTTCATAGTTTTGAAAAATCATTTTTAGATGTAAAACTTCAGATTTGTCATTCTTCTTTGTGGTGTAAAAATTCATACTCACTATTCTCGATAGGTCGAATTTTTTTTCAAAGCTATAGGCCAGTCCAAGCAGTTCATTACTGTTTCCTGTTACGTCCAGCTGATTGGTTATAATATGATAGTCGTCTTCAGGAAAATTATGTATAGGTTTCAGGTCGCTTATTGAAACTGCAGGTGCATTTTCTGACGCAAAACTTACGATGCCTTGCTGCACGATTTCTTTTGTAGTACCTTCTTTTCCAATGATTTTATCTAAATAGGCAATGTCTTGGGTTAAACCATCTGTGTTTTTTGCTTTTTTGTTGATATCATCCGCCTTTTTTGAAAGAATTCGATATTCACTAATTACATCAAAAAGAGTATGAAATGATCTTTTATAAGCTGTTATTGACAACAGACAAAAAAGAACACCCAAGGCATAAAATTTTTGTTTATACGAATAGTTTTCAAACATTCTTTAAAGTTATTTTGATTTCAAAAATGGATTTGTTTTTCTTGTCTTTTTTAAGGCTTATAATTTCAAAACGCTGGAGCCATTTCATATTTTTTAAATCTTCCAGCCAGTTATTAAAAGATCCTTCGCGAAAAGTTTCTCCCTTAACGATAATGGTTTTGGCCTCAAAAAAAGCTTTTTTATTTTCTTTATACTCTTCTTTTAACGGAATAATATTTAATTCATTTAAGGATATATCTGATGGTATTGATTTAATTATTTCGTACCCATAATAAGTAAGAAATTTAGAAGACAAAACACCGGATTCTTTTAAAATGTTTAATTTTTTTCTTTCTGGGCTTCTAAATCCAATATGAGCTGATACGACTGATTTGAATATACAGTTTGTAAATTTAATTCGGAATTTTTTGTACCATAATACTGAATCATCAAATAGCTCATTAATAACGAAGTCAGAAAGCCAGCCAAAATGATTACTCCAAAAAATCCAAATGCTTTCCTGTAAATTAATTCTTCACTATTTAAAGCTGGGTTCGCGGTTTTTGAAACTTCTTTTGGTTTTACAAAAAAATGAATAATGACACCATATAGCGGTAAGAAGATATTCGAAACGGTTTCATCACCTAATTGATAATCTATTGTTTTGACGGCTTCATTTTGCTTGGTGAAGCCAACCAGTTTTTCTTTTTCAAACTCCAATCGTAAATTAGTTGAAAACAAGACCTCTTTTTTCAGGACATTATTAACTAAGGCCGCTAAAAATGAACCAATGTAAACATCAATTACCTGAAATCCTTTTTTTGAAATTTCGAAATGGTTTCCTCAACAATGTTTTTTCTGCAGAAACTAATAAAATTAGATTTTAGTCCTTTTAAATCAGTAAAATAAATAGCATTATGGTCAATGTTTTTTTGCCAGCTTACATCAGCTTCATTATCAAAATCGATTTCTTTATTTAAAACTCCTTTTCCTTCGATAACAATTAAAACAGGCAGTTTTTTATCTGTTGATTTGTTTAATTCTTCAAGGGTTTCAAAAGTCTGTTTAGTGACTATAGAAATCTTGTTTGCTTTCTTTTTAATAGTCAGCAAATTATAGATATCATAATCTTCTCTTTTGATTACACCAACAACATTTAAGTCGTTTATTTTTATAAATTTAGATAAAGTAGCTAACATTAATAAATAACCGTTGGTTTAATAAAAATATGAAGTTTAGAATCACTTTTGCCTTTTTTTCTACTGCTAAAAAACCATTTGATAACAGGGATTCTTGATATTAAGGGAGTACCAGTACCTGAGTTTTCTTTTTTTAGTTCATCTAAACCGCCTAACAAAATCATTTCACCATTTTTAACCCTAACCAAAGATTCAAACTTTTGAGTAGCTTTTCCGGGAGGAGCATCTTCACCGGCTCTGGCTAAAAAGGAACTTTTTTCTACAGCAATAGTCAAGGTTACGTTTTCATCGGTAGAAACGTATGGTTTTATCGATACACTTAAATTAGCATCGGTTGATTTCCATGTTCCGGAATTTAAGATATCATTTCCGATGTTGCTGTTTATTAGTCGGTTATTTTGTTCAAAATAATAGCTGGTTTCTCCAATTGACAGTTTTGCTTCGTGTCCGCTTATGGTGGCTATCTTAGGTGTAGATTCAATTTTTAGGGCCGAATTACTTTCTAAAAGTTTCAGGTTGAGATAAAATGATTCGGTTACTTTTCCTAATTTAAAAAGACCAAAACCATTAAAAGCATCAATTAAACTATTTACGGAAGATCCGTTTAAAGTCATATCAGAGTTGGGAAATAATACTCCGCCAGTCTGGACCGAATTTATTTTGTCTAATCCGGCCTTTAGACCGGTTTGAATGTCATATGATTTATTGTACTGTACGATGATAACTTCAATTTGTACCATCGGTACGACCTTATCAATTTGTTTGATGTATACTTTTAATTCTTCAAGTATAGATCTTGATCCGGAAACAATTAATCCGTTTAATTCTATAAATTCTTTTATTTCTAATTTTTCCGAAAAAACTTTTGGTAATGTATTAATTATGGATTCAATAGATCTGTTTTCCAGCTGAATCATTTCCGTTATTCTTAATCCTTCTGTAGCTTCTTCACCAATCAGATATAAATTATCCTGTTTTTTAAAAGTATATTTTTTTCCTTTAAAAATGTTTGACAGCAATTCATCAAAAGTAATATTGTCAGCAGAAAGTGTAGTTTTTTCGTTTTCGGGCTTATTGTATAAAAAATAATTAATGTGCAGTTTTTCTGCAGCTTCGGTTAATAAATCAGAAGCATCGGCCATGTAGGCATTAACCTGTAAAAAACCATTTTTATTGATATTTACTTCATAAAAACCGGGAACTCCAAGACCTACTTTTGGTTGTTTTGCTTTAGCATTGGTGCTTACTGTATTGATATTGGCAATTGTGTTTTTTTGCAGAAAATAAAATCCGTTGTCATCTTTCACAGCAGATAAATCGTTTGATTTTGCCATCATCTCAATCACCTGATCGAAAGCACGATTCAGGATGTAAGAAGAAATTCGGATGTTTTTTATATCCTGTGCCAGAATCACATTTTTTCCTGATTTATCAATAATAGCTTTAGCTACAGCAGATAAAGTGTCGTTTTCTACTCTTACTGATAAAAAGTCATTTTGAGGATTGTACGTAACATCTATAATTTTAGGCTGCTTTTTTGGAACAACAGTTATGACTTTTCTTTTTTTGAAAATTATAATATTATTCATGAAGGAAACTTCAAGATCGTATTTCTGAGAAAGATGAATAAAAACATCTTTTACCGTAACATCAAAGAAATTATTGGCTATGGGCTGGTTTAATTCTATATCAACGTCTATATTAAGCTGATGTTCTTCAGCTATTGAAGAAATAAAATCATGCAGGGTAAGTCCTGAAACATCAATTTTAATAGTCTCGTTTAATCCTTTTTTTTGTATTGAGAGTTCGTCAAATTTTCTACTTAATTCAACAATATCCTGTTGTGCTACAAGAATGTTGGAAAAAAATAACGCGGTTAGTACGCAAACAACCTGTTTAAGCATTTATTATATGTTTATTAAAATTGAATATATTTCTTCCAGAGAAGTTTCTCCGATGGCTAAAATCTCAAATGCTTTTTCGGGCAGTGATTTATAGCTCTTATCATTATTATATAATTTGGTAATGGTATTATTTTTGATTGCTTCGGCAATTTTGTTGTCAATATTTACTATTTCGTAAATTGCTGTCCTTCCTTTATAACCTGTATGAAAGCATTGATTGCAGCCCACAGGTTTGTAATAAGATGAAATTTCGAAAGGGAATTTAAAATTTAGAGGAAAATCTTTAGGATTACTGACTGTTTCTTTTTTACATTTATCACAAAGTTTCCTAACCAGTCGCTGGGCTACAGATAAATTTAGGGTTTCGGCAATTAAGTAGGAGGGAACTCCCATGTCAATCAGCCTTGATATGGTTCCTATTGCTGAATTAGTGTGGATAGTTGATAAAACCAAATGCCCGGTCAATGAAGCACGAATTGCCATTAAAGCAGTTTCTGAGTCACGAATTTCTCCCAGCATGATTACATCAGGATCCTGACGTAAAAAAGATTTTAAGGCAGAAGAAAATGTTAAGCCAATATCTTCCTTAAGCTGTACCTGATTAATTCCTTTTAAAGTATATTCAATAGGATCTTCAACGGTTACAATATTTCTTCGGCTATCGTTGAGTAATCTTAAAGTAGCATAAAGCGTAGTGGTTTTTCCTGAACCGGTTGGACCGCTTATCAAAATAATTCCGTTAGGTTTTTTTACAGCTTCAAGGTAGCTTTCTAATTCTTCTTTTTGAAGTCCTAAAGTACTGAGATCTATATTTGATGCATCCTGACCTAAAAGACGCATTACTATTTTTTCTCCAAATAATGTTGGTAAAATAGAAACCCTGATATCAAATGATTCATTGGTAATTCTTCCGTCTTGTGGAAGCCTTTTTTCGGTAATGTTTAATTTGGATTTAATCTTGACCTTGTTAACTAATTCAAGATAATTATCCTGTTCTATTTTGTAGCGTTCAATTAATTGACCATCAATTCTGAAACGAATTCGTGATGAATCTTCATAAACTTCAAAATGAATATCACTGCACTTTAAAGATTTTGCTTCGGTAAGCAGGTTTTCAAGAAAATCGCCCTTATCTACATTTAAGGATTTGTTTGAAGTTAGCGCTCTTTCCTTTCGGTAATATATAGACAATGCTTTTTCTATTTCGGCAGCATTTACAGGATGAAAAACAATATTTTTTCCCAAAAACAATTCTAATTCGTCTTTAGCGTCTTCATTATTATTAGCATCATCAACGTATAATTCTAAAGTGTTCTCAAGTAATGTTTTTGGCAAAACACGATACTGGTTGGCCAAATCATTAGAAACAGTATGCTGTATTTCAGGAAGGATTTTGATTTCTTGTTCCATTATAATAAAGTGATTTTCTGAAAATCAATCAAGCTGTCTTTCAGTAGTATAATGAATAAAAATAAAGCCGAAAACCCTGCTAACGGAACAGTTTCTTCTTTAATAAACTTCTTCAGTCCCAATTGCATCAAAATCGCAAATAGCATGGATAAAATAAAATATAAAATATAATTTTTTAATAAAAACAGGGGAGTAATAGCCACGTAGAATAACAAGTCTCCTAATCCGAAATAATGTTCGAACGGGTTCAGAAATTTTTTAGATTTCAAACTCATATAAAGTGTTAGTATGCCTAATGTAATGAAGAAGAAACCTGTATTGAAAAGGAATATTTCTACTAAATCATATTTTTTTAAAGGAACTATAAGAAAGGATATACCAAAGATTACGATAGGTAAGATGATATGAATTCTTCTGTATTTTATGTCCTGAAAAAAAATAACTATTAAACAGAATAACAAAATTGCTGGGGCTATTTTCAATTTATTCTTTTGTTACTTCCGTTAGTATTTTTTTACTGTCAATTTCCCATGTATTGAAACTGCCATCACCGTCCAGATCAGATGTAGCTGTTGCCCTGGCAGAAAACGAATCATTAGAAGCTTCTAAAATTTCTATTTTATAAACTGCCTGTCCGCCTTCTTCAACTGTTTTTTCCTGTTCAAACCCAATTTCTTCTAAACTGCCTGAATATTTTGAATGCCTGTAGAAATAACTTTTTTCCAACCCGTAAACCTGATTTAGCATGGCCTGAGCTTCAATAGCTTTAGCCTGACCAATTACTGAGGTTTGATTTGGTAATACCATTAGCAATAAAATACCAATGATGCACAAAACAATTAAAATTTCTGTTAAAGAGTATGCTTTAACATATAGTTTTTTGTTTAATTTTTTATATACTCTAATTTTATTT encodes:
- a CDS encoding YceI family protein, which codes for MKINKLNIILFIGLLLAVSSFTNFSSSRWNIENNFSIHFAGSSVEGIFEKFKGEIIFNENALEASNFSLIIEVESIATGNWLKNRHAKNDKWLDADKYPNITFKSTKFFKTAAGYAVKGILTMHGIQKEITIPFTFSNQIFKGNFSVNRMDYKVGNMEWMSKKVSNEIKIDFSVPVIRK
- a CDS encoding type II and III secretion system protein produces the protein MLKQVVCVLTALFFSNILVAQQDIVELSRKFDELSIQKKGLNETIKIDVSGLTLHDFISSIAEEHQLNIDVDIELNQPIANNFFDVTVKDVFIHLSQKYDLEVSFMNNIIIFKKRKVITVVPKKQPKIIDVTYNPQNDFLSVRVENDTLSAVAKAIIDKSGKNVILAQDIKNIRISSYILNRAFDQVIEMMAKSNDLSAVKDDNGFYFLQKNTIANINTVSTNAKAKQPKVGLGVPGFYEVNINKNGFLQVNAYMADASDLLTEAAEKLHINYFLYNKPENEKTTLSADNITFDELLSNIFKGKKYTFKKQDNLYLIGEEATEGLRITEMIQLENRSIESIINTLPKVFSEKLEIKEFIELNGLIVSGSRSILEELKVYIKQIDKVVPMVQIEVIIVQYNKSYDIQTGLKAGLDKINSVQTGGVLFPNSDMTLNGSSVNSLIDAFNGFGLFKLGKVTESFYLNLKLLESNSALKIESTPKIATISGHEAKLSIGETSYYFEQNNRLINSNIGNDILNSGTWKSTDANLSVSIKPYVSTDENVTLTIAVEKSSFLARAGEDAPPGKATQKFESLVRVKNGEMILLGGLDELKKENSGTGTPLISRIPVIKWFFSSRKKGKSDSKLHIFIKPTVIY
- a CDS encoding GspE/PulE family protein — encoded protein: MEQEIKILPEIQHTVSNDLANQYRVLPKTLLENTLELYVDDANNNEDAKDELELFLGKNIVFHPVNAAEIEKALSIYYRKERALTSNKSLNVDKGDFLENLLTEAKSLKCSDIHFEVYEDSSRIRFRIDGQLIERYKIEQDNYLELVNKVKIKSKLNITEKRLPQDGRITNESFDIRVSILPTLFGEKIVMRLLGQDASNIDLSTLGLQKEELESYLEAVKKPNGIILISGPTGSGKTTTLYATLRLLNDSRRNIVTVEDPIEYTLKGINQVQLKEDIGLTFSSALKSFLRQDPDVIMLGEIRDSETALMAIRASLTGHLVLSTIHTNSAIGTISRLIDMGVPSYLIAETLNLSVAQRLVRKLCDKCKKETVSNPKDFPLNFKFPFEISSYYKPVGCNQCFHTGYKGRTAIYEIVNIDNKIAEAIKNNTITKLYNNDKSYKSLPEKAFEILAIGETSLEEIYSILINI
- a CDS encoding type IV pilin protein, producing MLNKIRVYKKLNKKLYVKAYSLTEILIVLCIIGILLLMVLPNQTSVIGQAKAIEAQAMLNQVYGLEKSYFYRHSKYSGSLEEIGFEQEKTVEEGGQAVYKIEILEASNDSFSARATATSDLDGDGSFNTWEIDSKKILTEVTKE